The following proteins are encoded in a genomic region of Bacillus sp. FJAT-22090:
- a CDS encoding RNA polymerase sigma factor: MTKKEKFQLVENYIIENQHAHYRLAFSYVKSKESALDIIQESIMKSLRSIDSLDHIHYLKTWFYRILINTSIDYIHKNKRITLVEDDVLDFHLPIQEDEIRDIDLYEAIDHLSAQHKTIIILRFFEDMKIEDIATMLGENTNTVKTRLYAALRKLRTNMEEKVHA; encoded by the coding sequence ATGACAAAAAAAGAAAAGTTTCAGCTAGTTGAAAACTATATTATTGAAAATCAACATGCGCATTATCGTCTTGCTTTTAGCTATGTTAAAAGTAAGGAATCTGCATTAGATATAATACAGGAAAGTATTATGAAGTCCCTACGATCCATTGATTCCTTAGACCATATTCATTATTTAAAAACGTGGTTTTATAGAATTTTAATCAATACCTCGATTGATTATATTCACAAAAATAAAAGAATCACCTTAGTTGAGGATGATGTGTTAGACTTTCACCTACCAATTCAAGAGGACGAAATTCGAGATATTGATTTGTATGAAGCAATAGACCATTTATCGGCGCAGCATAAAACCATAATTATTCTTCGATTCTTTGAAGATATGAAAATCGAGGATATTGCCACCATGCTAGGAGAAAACACTAATACTGTTAAGACGAGATTATATGCTGCCTTGCGAAAATTACGAACAAATATGGAAGAGAAGGTGCATGCATGA
- a CDS encoding inorganic phosphate transporter: METIFILTILVVFFALAFDFINGFHDTANAIATSVSTRALKPRVAVMMAAIMNFVGALTFTGVAKTITKDIVDPFALQNGSLIILAALLSAIIWNLVTWYFGIPSSSSHALIGSIAGAAVSAAGFAILNWAGFIKIIQALILSPFLALAVGFLMMSLFKVIFKKGSLYGTNKGFRIFQIGTAALQSFTHGTNDAQKAMGIITMALIAAELQTTDDIQMWVRISAALAMGLGTSIGGYKIIKTVGGKIMKIRPINGAAADLSSAMIIFGATTIHLPVSTTHVISSAIMGVGAAQRVKGVKWGVAKKIVLTWIITLPISAIVAGLIYQVLNLFF; this comes from the coding sequence ATGGAAACTATTTTCATTCTTACGATTCTAGTAGTATTTTTTGCTTTAGCCTTTGACTTTATCAATGGATTTCATGATACTGCTAATGCAATTGCAACATCCGTTTCAACAAGAGCTTTAAAACCAAGAGTAGCTGTTATGATGGCTGCAATTATGAACTTTGTTGGTGCCCTCACTTTTACAGGTGTTGCCAAAACAATTACAAAAGATATTGTGGATCCTTTTGCACTGCAAAACGGCTCCCTCATTATATTAGCTGCACTTCTTTCAGCTATTATTTGGAACTTGGTTACATGGTATTTTGGAATTCCATCCAGTTCTTCACATGCGCTGATTGGATCTATCGCAGGAGCTGCAGTTTCTGCTGCCGGCTTTGCCATTTTAAATTGGGCAGGGTTCATTAAAATAATTCAAGCATTAATCCTTTCCCCATTCCTTGCACTTGCAGTCGGATTTCTTATGATGTCTTTGTTTAAAGTCATCTTTAAAAAAGGAAGCCTCTATGGGACAAACAAAGGATTCCGTATATTCCAAATTGGTACAGCTGCACTTCAATCTTTTACACACGGAACTAATGATGCGCAAAAAGCAATGGGGATTATTACGATGGCATTAATTGCTGCAGAATTACAAACTACGGATGATATTCAGATGTGGGTACGTATTTCTGCTGCATTAGCAATGGGTCTAGGTACATCCATTGGTGGTTATAAAATCATTAAAACAGTTGGCGGTAAAATTATGAAGATACGTCCGATCAACGGTGCCGCAGCTGACTTATCATCTGCTATGATTATATTTGGTGCTACAACCATTCATTTACCAGTATCTACAACACATGTAATTTCTTCTGCTATTATGGGAGTTGGAGCTGCACAACGTGTGAAAGGTGTAAAATGGGGAGTAGCTAAAAAAATCGTTTTAACATGGATTATTACACTTCCAATCTCTGCGATAGTTGCAGGACTTATCTACCAAGTACTAAACTTATTCTTTTAA
- the fumC gene encoding class II fumarate hydratase yields the protein MTYRIEHDSMGEIKVPQESLWGAQTQRSKENFKIGTEKMPIGVVHGLALLKKSAAIVSHSLGNLSEAKKDAISVAADEILAGKLDHHFPLVVWQTGSGTQSNMNVNEVIAHRGNQILEEKGSEERLHPNDDVNKSQSSNDTFPTALHIAGVLAVEKQLLPAIEVLKETLGKKSEQFMDIVKIGRTHLQDATPLSLGQEFSGWHRMLEKSAKMITQAVQDMKELAIGGTAVGTGLNAPKGFGDLVASEISKELGIEFTSAKNKFHSLTSYDDVVYVHGAVKALAADLMKIANDIRLLASGPRSGIGEITIPENEPGSSIMPGKVNPTQSEAMTMVVAQVMGNDTTISFAASQGNYQLNVFKPVIIHNFLQSTRLLSDAIISFNNNCAVGIEPNLETIKHHVNNSLMLVTALNPYIGYENAAKIAKHAHKNGTTLKEAAIELDLLTSEKFDEIVRPEKMI from the coding sequence ATGACTTATCGTATTGAGCATGACTCTATGGGAGAGATAAAAGTTCCGCAAGAAAGTCTTTGGGGAGCTCAAACACAAAGATCGAAAGAAAACTTTAAAATCGGTACAGAAAAAATGCCGATTGGTGTAGTACACGGCCTTGCCCTATTAAAAAAATCTGCAGCAATTGTTAGTCATTCTCTTGGGAATTTATCTGAAGCCAAAAAAGATGCCATTTCCGTAGCTGCCGATGAAATTCTTGCTGGCAAACTAGATCATCACTTTCCATTAGTTGTTTGGCAAACTGGTAGTGGTACACAATCTAATATGAATGTAAATGAAGTAATAGCTCATCGAGGTAATCAAATCCTTGAAGAAAAAGGTAGCGAAGAGCGTCTTCATCCAAACGATGATGTTAATAAATCTCAGAGCTCTAACGATACGTTTCCAACAGCACTTCATATTGCAGGAGTTCTAGCGGTTGAAAAACAACTTTTGCCTGCTATTGAGGTCTTAAAAGAAACGCTTGGAAAAAAATCAGAACAATTCATGGATATCGTGAAAATTGGTCGTACTCATTTACAAGATGCAACTCCACTTTCTCTTGGACAAGAGTTTAGTGGTTGGCACAGAATGTTAGAGAAATCAGCAAAAATGATTACACAGGCAGTTCAAGACATGAAGGAACTTGCAATCGGTGGTACTGCTGTAGGAACAGGGCTAAATGCACCGAAGGGATTTGGTGATTTAGTTGCTTCGGAAATATCTAAAGAACTAGGTATTGAATTCACTTCGGCTAAAAACAAATTCCATTCCTTAACTAGCTATGATGATGTTGTATATGTGCACGGAGCAGTTAAAGCACTTGCTGCTGACTTGATGAAAATTGCAAATGACATTCGCTTGCTTGCAAGTGGTCCACGCTCCGGAATTGGAGAAATTACTATTCCAGAAAATGAACCAGGAAGCTCTATTATGCCTGGAAAAGTAAACCCAACACAAAGTGAAGCGATGACAATGGTTGTTGCTCAAGTGATGGGGAATGACACGACAATTTCTTTTGCAGCTAGCCAAGGGAATTATCAATTGAATGTATTTAAGCCAGTAATTATTCACAATTTCCTTCAGTCTACTCGTTTACTAAGTGATGCAATCATTAGCTTTAACAACAATTGCGCGGTGGGAATCGAACCAAACCTGGAAACAATTAAACATCATGTGAACAATTCATTAATGCTTGTAACTGCTTTAAATCCTTACATTGGATATGAAAATGCAGCGAAAATAGCAAAGCATGCACATAAAAATGGAACGACATTAAAAGAAGCTGCAATTGAATTAGATTTATTGACTTCTGAAAAATTCGATGAAATTGTACGTCCCGAAAAAATGATTTAA
- a CDS encoding MMPL family transporter, which yields MRFLSNIVMRYYKAILIAWLILFIGLGFLAIRLPGLLEGDGFNTDGEHQKVMEELTETFDLPAETLFVVFDNTSDATIERTLANIEDLDIAESIQSPLDDPALYKDHVAYAMLHFNSDTNGVVDKLRETIDGEKGVTLTGGAAINEDINSASQKDLVNAETIGLPIAIIVLLLAFGGVVAAVIPLLVGVITVVSTFGLMTLFSSTMDLSIFVMNIIPMLGLALSIDFALLLINRYKEELLKQSVQNAVSTAIQTAGRSIIFSAVCVFIGLGAMLVMKVDIFQNIALGGMLVVFMAVLASITLLPSILLLLKGHINKWTILRVKPGASTRWRNFAAFVMKRPVTLIVVALIVLGIGIIPVKDMELAIPQVDSLPISYDSRQAYELMDDEFGLGDQSTIYIIAERKDGWDNTKGLEEIKNLEDQLLADKDVDSVNTIFTASEIPTVEQWEQSMQVPEIKAQLTPLTESFIQDDKLLMPVTLNLNGSSTEAQDWAREWSEKDVGVDIMLGGHPKFNQEIFDEIFDKVGLLLAIILGSTFVILMIAFRSILIPLKAIIMNVIGLSSTFGILVYIFQYGHFGIEETTIALIIPVIVFSLVFGLSMDYEVFLISRIQEEYAKNLDNTAATIDGLTSTSKIITSAALIMIVITGAFAFTDVMPVKQIGVGIAIAVAIDASIIRLLLVPSLMKLFGKWNWWMPFSKGPYKASKWH from the coding sequence ATGCGTTTTTTATCTAATATAGTCATGCGTTATTACAAAGCAATTCTTATTGCTTGGTTAATTCTGTTTATTGGGTTGGGGTTTTTGGCTATTCGTTTACCCGGTTTATTGGAAGGCGATGGCTTTAACACAGATGGTGAACATCAGAAAGTTATGGAAGAACTAACGGAGACATTCGACTTACCTGCTGAAACATTATTTGTCGTGTTTGATAACACCTCGGATGCAACAATCGAAAGAACGTTAGCTAATATTGAGGATTTAGATATTGCCGAATCAATTCAATCCCCTTTGGATGATCCTGCTCTTTATAAGGACCATGTGGCTTATGCTATGCTTCATTTTAATAGTGATACTAATGGGGTAGTAGATAAGTTACGTGAAACAATTGATGGTGAAAAGGGCGTTACATTAACTGGCGGCGCTGCGATTAATGAAGATATTAATAGCGCTAGTCAAAAAGACTTAGTAAATGCAGAAACAATTGGTTTACCAATTGCTATCATTGTTCTTTTATTAGCATTTGGTGGTGTAGTAGCTGCGGTAATACCTCTTCTTGTTGGAGTAATTACGGTTGTTTCTACCTTCGGATTAATGACATTATTCAGTAGTACGATGGACTTGTCCATATTTGTTATGAATATCATACCAATGCTTGGGCTAGCGTTAAGTATCGACTTCGCTCTATTACTTATTAATCGATACAAGGAGGAATTGCTGAAGCAATCTGTACAAAATGCAGTTTCCACTGCTATTCAAACTGCTGGTCGTTCAATTATTTTCTCTGCTGTCTGCGTATTTATTGGATTAGGGGCCATGCTTGTGATGAAAGTGGATATTTTCCAAAACATTGCACTTGGCGGGATGCTTGTGGTGTTCATGGCTGTTCTTGCATCTATCACTTTATTGCCATCCATTTTACTTTTACTAAAAGGACATATAAATAAGTGGACAATTCTACGAGTAAAACCAGGTGCATCTACGAGATGGCGTAATTTTGCTGCATTTGTTATGAAGAGACCAGTTACGTTAATTGTTGTAGCACTTATTGTTTTAGGAATTGGTATTATTCCTGTAAAAGATATGGAACTCGCTATTCCACAGGTTGATTCTCTCCCTATTTCGTACGATTCTCGTCAAGCATATGAATTGATGGATGATGAGTTTGGATTAGGTGATCAATCAACTATCTATATAATTGCCGAACGAAAAGATGGTTGGGACAATACAAAAGGTTTAGAGGAAATAAAAAACTTAGAAGACCAGTTGTTAGCGGATAAAGATGTAGATTCTGTTAATACCATTTTTACAGCTAGTGAAATCCCTACTGTAGAGCAATGGGAACAGAGTATGCAAGTTCCTGAAATAAAAGCTCAGCTAACCCCTTTGACGGAATCGTTTATACAAGATGATAAATTACTTATGCCAGTCACTCTTAACTTAAACGGATCGTCGACAGAGGCACAGGATTGGGCTCGTGAATGGTCTGAAAAAGATGTAGGCGTGGACATCATGCTTGGTGGACACCCAAAATTCAATCAAGAAATATTTGATGAAATATTCGATAAAGTAGGGTTATTACTGGCAATAATCCTAGGTTCAACCTTTGTTATTCTAATGATTGCATTCCGTTCTATATTAATACCGTTGAAAGCAATCATAATGAATGTGATCGGACTCTCTTCTACTTTCGGGATCTTAGTATACATTTTCCAATATGGTCACTTCGGCATAGAGGAAACTACGATTGCACTAATAATACCAGTCATTGTATTTAGTTTAGTGTTTGGGTTGAGCATGGACTATGAAGTGTTCTTAATTTCTCGTATTCAAGAGGAGTATGCAAAGAATCTCGATAACACTGCAGCTACGATTGATGGGCTTACCTCTACAAGTAAAATTATTACATCGGCTGCACTTATTATGATTGTCATCACTGGTGCATTTGCATTTACCGATGTGATGCCAGTTAAACAAATTGGAGTTGGAATTGCCATTGCAGTTGCCATAGATGCTTCCATTATTCGTTTGCTATTAGTACCAAGCTTAATGAAGTTATTTGGAAAATGGAATTGGTGGATGCCTTTTAGTAAAGGTCCATATAAAGCAAGTAAGTGGCATTAA
- a CDS encoding DUF47 domain-containing protein — protein MISSKKQDPFFTSLLKVAQNVQEAAHYADDFRINTVADLKEISVHVKNYETAGDKLIHDLIVMLNKSFMTPIEREDILSLAVRMDDILDGIDDFTANLEMFSLIEIDDSMRTFLGYIVKSTDEIVKAMELLANKKLLQMHEHAILIKDYERKCDDVLRSSIKQLFLKEKDPVRIIQFKDIYEKLEEVADYCQNVATTIEAIIMRNA, from the coding sequence ATGATTAGTTCAAAAAAACAAGATCCATTTTTTACATCTTTACTTAAGGTAGCTCAGAACGTCCAAGAAGCAGCTCATTACGCTGACGACTTCCGTATCAACACTGTTGCTGATTTAAAAGAAATCAGTGTGCATGTAAAAAATTATGAGACTGCAGGGGACAAACTAATACACGATTTAATCGTGATGCTTAACAAATCCTTCATGACTCCTATTGAACGCGAAGATATTTTGTCATTAGCTGTTAGAATGGATGATATTTTAGACGGAATTGACGATTTCACTGCTAATCTAGAAATGTTCTCGCTAATTGAAATCGATGATTCTATGCGTACGTTTTTAGGTTATATCGTTAAAAGTACGGATGAAATTGTAAAAGCTATGGAGCTTCTTGCAAATAAGAAGTTACTTCAAATGCATGAACATGCTATTCTTATAAAAGATTATGAACGTAAGTGTGACGATGTACTTCGTTCGTCGATTAAACAATTATTCCTAAAAGAAAAAGATCCAGTTCGAATTATACAATTTAAAGATATATATGAAAAATTAGAAGAAGTCGCGGATTATTGTCAAAACGTAGCAACTACGATTGAAGCAATTATCATGCGAAATGCGTAG
- a CDS encoding flotillin family protein, with protein sequence MGLLIVIGAVVFVIVVILAVYITKYRTVGPDEALIVTGSYLGSKNVHTDDSGNRIKIIRGGGTFVFPVFQQGQPLSLLSSKLEVTTPEVYTEQGVPVMADGTAIIKIGGSISEIATAAEQFLGKSKEDRENEAKEVLEGHLRSILGSMTVEEIYKNRDKFSQEVQRVASQDLAKMGLIIVSFTIKDVRDKNGYLDSLGKPRIAQVKRDADIATAEAEKETRIKRAEASKDAQRAELERATEIAEAEKENQLKVAEYRREQDIAKARADQAYELETARSKQEVTEQEMQIQIIERQKQIELEEKEILRREKQYDSEVKKKADADRYAIEQNAAAAKSREIAEADAEKYRIEAKAKAEAEKVRLDGVAKADSQRAQGESEADIIRLKGLAEAEAKRKIAEAFEMYGQAAVLDMIVRMLPEYAKEIASPLSNIDKITVVDTGSGEGGGANKVTSYATNLMSTLQETLKASSGIDVKEMLENYAGKGNIRPSIEQLTHAVTAKSESQSVEDLEEALVK encoded by the coding sequence ATGGGACTTTTAATAGTAATTGGGGCTGTTGTATTTGTGATAGTTGTTATCCTAGCAGTTTACATTACAAAATACCGAACAGTTGGACCGGATGAAGCGCTAATCGTAACGGGGAGTTATTTAGGGTCGAAAAATGTACATACAGACGACTCTGGCAATCGCATTAAAATTATTCGTGGTGGAGGTACTTTTGTATTTCCAGTATTTCAACAAGGCCAACCACTAAGCTTATTGTCAAGTAAATTAGAGGTTACAACACCTGAAGTGTACACGGAACAAGGAGTTCCAGTTATGGCAGATGGAACAGCTATTATTAAAATAGGTGGTTCGATTTCGGAAATTGCAACAGCGGCGGAGCAATTTTTAGGGAAATCAAAAGAAGATCGTGAAAACGAAGCGAAGGAAGTATTGGAAGGTCACTTACGTTCTATATTAGGATCGATGACAGTTGAAGAAATTTATAAGAATCGTGACAAGTTTTCGCAGGAAGTACAACGTGTTGCTTCGCAAGACTTGGCTAAGATGGGTCTTATAATTGTTTCATTTACAATTAAGGATGTTCGAGATAAGAACGGATACCTAGACTCTCTAGGTAAACCAAGAATTGCACAGGTGAAAAGAGATGCAGATATTGCTACTGCAGAGGCTGAAAAAGAAACACGTATTAAACGTGCGGAAGCTTCAAAAGATGCACAACGTGCTGAACTAGAGCGAGCTACAGAAATTGCGGAAGCGGAAAAAGAGAACCAACTGAAAGTAGCAGAGTACCGCCGTGAACAAGATATTGCTAAAGCACGTGCGGACCAAGCGTATGAGTTGGAAACTGCTAGATCGAAGCAAGAAGTAACAGAGCAAGAAATGCAAATTCAAATCATAGAACGTCAAAAGCAAATTGAATTGGAAGAGAAAGAGATCCTTCGTCGTGAGAAACAATACGATTCGGAAGTAAAGAAAAAAGCGGATGCCGATCGTTATGCTATTGAACAAAATGCAGCAGCAGCTAAGTCTCGAGAGATAGCGGAAGCAGATGCGGAAAAATACAGAATTGAAGCGAAAGCAAAGGCTGAGGCAGAAAAAGTTCGATTAGATGGTGTTGCTAAAGCAGATTCTCAAAGAGCGCAAGGAGAATCTGAAGCAGATATTATTCGTCTAAAAGGTCTTGCCGAAGCGGAAGCAAAACGTAAAATTGCAGAAGCGTTTGAAATGTACGGGCAAGCTGCAGTTCTAGACATGATTGTACGGATGTTGCCTGAGTACGCAAAGGAAATTGCAAGCCCGCTTTCAAATATTGACAAGATTACAGTGGTCGATACAGGCAGTGGTGAAGGTGGAGGTGCGAACAAAGTTACTTCTTATGCAACCAATTTAATGTCCACTCTTCAGGAAACATTGAAGGCTTCCTCCGGAATTGATGTAAAAGAAATGCTTGAAAATTACGCAGGAAAAGGAAATATTCGTCCGAGCATTGAGCAGCTTACTCATGCTGTAACTGCTAAAAGTGAATCACAGTCGGTAGAAGATTTAGAAGAAGCACTAGTTAAATAA
- a CDS encoding anti-sigma-V factor rsiV, which produces MSKLHDSKKRYDNIEIPTELKHVVKDTIRESKGKRKKSMPFKKWGIGMVAAAAIFVASVNVSPALAQTLSSVPLLGSIVQVVTVQEIQVSEDTYNADIKTPNVTGLENEELENILNEKYIAENEALYESFLIEMEALKEAGGGHLGVASTYEVVTDTEEILSISRYEVNLVGSSSTTLRTDTIDKKNEVLITLPSLFKDDAYIEVISSYIKEEMIRQMESDESIVYWIASEEEIGFEAIRPDQTFSITADNKLTISFDKYEVAPGSMGLVTFGIPTDVIQESLVSNVYIK; this is translated from the coding sequence ATGAGTAAGTTACATGATTCTAAAAAACGATACGATAATATTGAAATACCAACTGAGCTAAAACATGTTGTAAAGGACACCATTCGTGAGTCAAAAGGAAAGAGGAAAAAAAGTATGCCATTTAAAAAATGGGGCATCGGAATGGTAGCAGCGGCCGCTATCTTTGTGGCAAGTGTAAATGTAAGTCCCGCATTGGCCCAAACGCTATCATCTGTACCTTTGCTAGGTTCTATTGTTCAAGTAGTGACAGTACAAGAAATTCAAGTATCTGAGGACACATACAACGCTGATATAAAAACTCCTAACGTCACTGGACTAGAAAATGAAGAATTAGAAAATATTTTAAATGAAAAATATATTGCTGAAAACGAAGCACTTTACGAAAGCTTCCTAATTGAAATGGAAGCATTAAAAGAAGCTGGCGGGGGCCATCTTGGTGTAGCATCTACGTATGAAGTGGTCACCGATACAGAGGAAATTCTATCGATAAGTCGTTATGAAGTGAACCTTGTAGGTTCCTCATCTACTACGCTAAGAACAGATACAATAGATAAGAAAAATGAAGTTCTTATTACGTTACCGAGCTTGTTTAAAGATGATGCATATATAGAAGTAATTTCCTCCTATATCAAAGAAGAAATGATAAGACAAATGGAATCGGATGAAAGTATTGTATATTGGATTGCGAGCGAAGAGGAAATAGGTTTTGAAGCAATTCGCCCGGATCAAACGTTCTCTATTACAGCAGACAATAAACTGACCATTTCTTTCGATAAATATGAAGTAGCACCGGGTTCAATGGGTCTCGTAACATTTGGAATTCCAACGGATGTCATACAAGAATCATTAGTGAGTAATGTATATATAAAATGA
- a CDS encoding pentapeptide repeat-containing protein, with product MKITPPKLSSSLEELDIQSALQEDNYVSSGIVTELNFEEEQEDKIIFDQIHFQNISMEGVRFHQVEFIDCLFDKCDLSNVDFGDAVFHRVEIRGSKLIGANISQSRLTEVKIEDSVANYVSLSFSKLKKVAFKQVTLNRADFIEVAFDKVKIEKCELNDANFTETSMKDIDLSSNTYEQLTVSIEKLRDCTVSTEQAIGFAKSLGLKIIE from the coding sequence ATGAAAATTACTCCACCGAAACTATCTAGCTCGTTAGAAGAACTGGACATCCAAAGTGCACTTCAGGAAGATAATTATGTCTCAAGCGGTATCGTTACAGAATTAAATTTCGAAGAGGAACAAGAGGATAAAATTATATTCGATCAAATCCATTTTCAAAACATTTCGATGGAAGGAGTTCGGTTTCATCAAGTAGAATTTATCGATTGTTTATTTGATAAATGTGATTTGTCCAATGTAGACTTTGGGGACGCTGTATTTCATCGTGTAGAAATTCGAGGCTCCAAGTTAATTGGTGCAAATATCTCACAGAGCAGACTAACAGAAGTAAAAATAGAGGACTCTGTTGCAAATTATGTAAGTTTGAGTTTTTCTAAACTAAAGAAAGTAGCCTTTAAACAAGTCACGTTAAATAGAGCAGATTTCATAGAGGTTGCTTTTGATAAAGTAAAGATTGAGAAATGCGAACTAAACGACGCTAACTTCACGGAAACTTCCATGAAGGACATTGATTTAAGTTCCAATACATATGAGCAATTAACTGTTTCCATTGAGAAGCTTAGAGATTGTACAGTGTCTACTGAACAAGCAATTGGTTTTGCAAAGTCACTAGGATTAAAAATAATAGAATAA
- a CDS encoding PCYCGC motif-containing (lipo)protein gives MKKILFILLSSILVLSACGQKETEVGHEKHAEHIAHSENGDIQETTASAEILPTFLDSQSEDMKLVYQAAAKANDILKWMPCYCGCGDSAGHMSNFNCFVQEIKENGEVVWDDHGTRCAACLEIAVMSINMTQEGKSLVEIRNAIDEAYKEGYATPTDTPMPS, from the coding sequence ATGAAAAAGATATTGTTTATACTACTAAGTTCAATATTAGTGCTTTCTGCGTGTGGTCAGAAAGAGACGGAAGTAGGCCATGAAAAACATGCTGAGCATATTGCTCATTCAGAAAATGGCGATATACAAGAAACAACTGCATCAGCTGAAATTTTACCAACATTTTTAGACAGTCAATCGGAGGATATGAAGCTTGTGTACCAAGCAGCGGCAAAAGCAAATGATATCCTAAAATGGATGCCTTGCTATTGTGGATGTGGTGACAGTGCTGGTCACATGAGTAACTTTAACTGCTTCGTACAGGAGATTAAAGAAAATGGAGAAGTAGTATGGGATGACCATGGTACACGTTGTGCAGCATGTTTAGAAATTGCAGTTATGTCGATTAATATGACACAAGAGGGTAAGTCACTTGTAGAAATTCGAAATGCAATCGATGAAGCTTATAAAGAAGGCTATGCAACACCAACAGATACACCGATGCCATCATAA
- a CDS encoding HD domain-containing phosphohydrolase produces the protein MILTKEQILDIKTKYSLSKVVTDKTITTYIGSANNISYSLYTLLPNSTSWINFYSKEYNNYVERYTIVDGELEVKRKGEKVILQAGDVINASMEPSVVTCYAQKEVEILLEMTTPFFERDFTEREILHRDARRIQEVDGYTYHHCARIRDYSIELWKRIKPGESIKVISTGSYFHDIGKLAVPIEILNKSGKLTDDEWKIIKMHTTLGAEMMRNHEIERLRQAAFIVEEHHERYDGKGYPFGLIGEEISLEASIVAVVDAFDAMTTNRVYRGAMTFEEAIKEIKNGRGTQFNPLVVDEFLKMLKEKNYEWT, from the coding sequence ATGATACTTACTAAAGAGCAGATCCTGGATATCAAAACTAAATATTCTTTATCTAAAGTCGTGACAGATAAGACTATCACTACGTATATCGGAAGCGCTAATAACATTTCTTATTCTTTATATACTTTGCTACCGAACAGCACTTCTTGGATTAATTTTTATTCAAAAGAATATAACAATTATGTAGAGCGCTATACCATTGTTGATGGAGAATTAGAAGTTAAACGGAAAGGTGAAAAGGTTATATTACAAGCAGGAGACGTCATCAATGCTAGTATGGAACCGTCCGTTGTAACCTGTTATGCACAGAAAGAAGTAGAGATATTATTGGAAATGACAACTCCTTTTTTTGAGAGAGATTTTACCGAACGAGAAATTTTGCACCGCGATGCGAGAAGGATACAAGAAGTAGATGGATATACATATCATCATTGTGCAAGAATAAGAGATTATTCCATTGAACTATGGAAGCGTATAAAACCTGGTGAAAGTATTAAGGTCATAAGTACAGGATCGTATTTTCATGACATAGGAAAGCTAGCAGTTCCAATTGAAATATTAAATAAGTCTGGGAAGCTTACAGATGATGAATGGAAAATCATTAAAATGCATACAACGTTAGGTGCAGAAATGATGAGAAATCATGAAATTGAGCGATTACGTCAAGCCGCTTTTATTGTAGAGGAGCATCATGAAAGGTATGATGGAAAGGGATATCCCTTTGGGTTAATCGGCGAAGAAATTTCCTTAGAAGCTTCAATTGTTGCGGTAGTTGACGCTTTTGATGCAATGACAACAAATCGTGTATACAGAGGTGCGATGACATTCGAAGAAGCGATAAAAGAAATTAAAAATGGTAGAGGCACCCAATTTAACCCATTAGTAGTAGATGAATTTCTAAAAATGTTAAAAGAAAAGAATTATGAATGGACTTAA